One genomic window of Sulfurovum lithotrophicum includes the following:
- a CDS encoding ATP phosphoribosyltransferase regulatory subunit yields the protein MIFEHEIPSGSRLYFGESARVKREIEFVSAEMLDNLGFEEIVTPIFSYHQHECFNDKKPLVRLNDESNHEVTLRADSTADVVRIVTKRLGRSTESKKWFYIQPTVTFPTREQYQIGAEIIDGSFEEVVRSATILLKEIDIEPVMQIANIRIPHLLNEKYGVSLDVLKSMHVEQIMKTELPWIEHLVRINTVSDLEELEMFPADIREELEKIKEATQHVAYEKMVISPLFYAKMRYYDSLTFRMFEGNSLLAMGGIYSIDGVEAAGFALYTDECIVNKMNRG from the coding sequence ATGATATTTGAACACGAGATTCCAAGCGGAAGCCGCCTTTATTTCGGTGAGAGTGCCAGAGTGAAGCGCGAGATCGAATTCGTCTCGGCAGAGATGCTGGACAACCTTGGCTTTGAAGAAATCGTCACACCGATCTTCTCCTACCATCAGCATGAGTGTTTCAATGACAAAAAGCCGTTGGTTAGACTCAATGACGAGTCCAACCATGAAGTGACGTTACGTGCGGACTCTACCGCGGATGTGGTGCGTATCGTGACCAAAAGGCTGGGAAGAAGTACAGAGTCCAAAAAGTGGTTCTACATCCAGCCTACGGTCACTTTCCCGACCAGAGAACAGTACCAGATCGGCGCGGAGATCATTGACGGAAGTTTTGAAGAAGTGGTAAGGTCCGCCACGATACTTCTCAAAGAGATCGATATCGAGCCTGTCATGCAGATCGCCAATATCCGTATACCGCACCTGCTCAATGAAAAGTACGGTGTCTCCCTTGACGTGCTCAAGTCAATGCATGTCGAGCAGATCATGAAAACAGAATTGCCGTGGATAGAGCATCTTGTGCGCATCAATACCGTTTCGGACCTCGAAGAGCTTGAAATGTTCCCTGCCGATATCAGGGAAGAACTTGAAAAGATCAAGGAGGCTACACAGCATGTGGCGTATGAAAAGATGGTGATCTCACCACTCTTTTATGCGAAGATGCGCTATTACGACTCTTTGACATTCAGAATGTTCGAAGGCAACAGTCTTCTGGCAATGGGCGGTATCTACAGCATAGACGGCGTGGAAGCGGCAGGATTTGCACTCTATACAGATGAGTGTATTGTAAATAAAATGAATAGAGGGTAG
- a CDS encoding pyridoxal-phosphate-dependent aminotransferase family protein, translating into MLLFTPGPTPVPESVRLAMAEPTLHHRTPEFEAIFKETRELLFDLFATDEVVMLASTGTGAMEAAVTNLCHDTLLNINSGKFGERFGKIAQAHGLKNVEIKHEWDTPASVDEVLEAVTANASIDTIAIQVSESAGGLRHPVEEIAAAVKEVNPNIMVIADGITAVGVERIDVSNIDCLIAGSQKALMLPPGLAILGLSKAAIEKIGAGKGYYFNLASEIKKQQQNTTAYTAATTLIIGLGAILKQIEADGGIGKLYCDTARRAKATRFALEALGLHSYPKTPARSMTTIYDENASEIRNLLKTDFGVNVAGGQDHLKGKIFRINQMGLIEPYEMVWVVNAVELALAKLGRRDFDGTASRVFNEEFFKSTLKKEEK; encoded by the coding sequence CACCACAGAACACCGGAATTCGAAGCGATTTTCAAAGAGACACGCGAACTGCTTTTCGACCTTTTTGCTACCGATGAGGTCGTCATGCTTGCCAGTACCGGGACCGGTGCAATGGAGGCTGCCGTGACCAATCTCTGTCACGATACGCTGCTCAATATCAACTCAGGTAAATTCGGTGAGCGTTTTGGAAAGATCGCACAGGCGCACGGACTGAAGAATGTCGAGATCAAGCATGAGTGGGATACTCCTGCTTCAGTCGATGAGGTACTTGAAGCGGTCACGGCCAATGCCTCTATCGATACCATCGCTATCCAGGTCTCCGAATCGGCAGGCGGGCTTCGTCATCCGGTCGAAGAGATCGCAGCAGCGGTCAAAGAGGTCAATCCGAATATTATGGTGATCGCAGACGGTATTACGGCGGTGGGCGTCGAGCGTATCGACGTAAGCAACATCGACTGTCTGATCGCAGGAAGCCAGAAAGCATTGATGCTGCCTCCTGGACTTGCCATTCTCGGTTTGAGCAAAGCAGCCATTGAGAAGATCGGAGCGGGGAAAGGGTATTACTTCAACCTGGCTTCGGAGATCAAAAAACAGCAGCAGAATACCACGGCCTATACGGCAGCGACGACTTTGATCATCGGTCTTGGTGCAATACTGAAGCAGATTGAAGCCGATGGCGGTATCGGGAAACTTTACTGCGATACGGCACGACGTGCCAAAGCGACACGTTTCGCGCTCGAAGCGCTGGGGCTGCACTCCTACCCCAAAACACCGGCACGTTCGATGACGACCATCTACGATGAGAACGCTTCTGAGATCAGAAATCTGTTGAAAACGGATTTTGGCGTGAACGTGGCGGGCGGACAGGACCATCTCAAGGGGAAGATCTTCCGCATCAACCAGATGGGACTCATCGAGCCGTATGAGATGGTATGGGTGGTCAATGCCGTTGAACTGGCGCTGGCAAAACTCGGACGCAGGGACTTTGACGGCACGGCAAGCCGTGTTTTCAACGAAGAGTTTTTCAAATCCACGCTGAAAAAAGAAGAGAAATAA